AAATAATCGAATCAAGTAAAACAAATTCTAAAAAAGGGTCATTACTGGGAGTTTTAGATAAAACGGTTACTCCAATGGGTGGAAGACTTTTAAAAAAATGGCTTGAAGAACCTTTGATTAAAACAGATAAAATTCAAGTAAGACTTGATGCAGTTGAAGAATTATTAAATGATTATAAAGGAAGGTTAGAACTTAATGAAGCTTTAAATGGAATTTATGATTTAGAAAGACTATCAAGCAAAATAGTTTATCAGAATATAAACCCAAAAGATTTTATTTCAATAAAAATTTCACTTGAAAAATTACCTCAAGTCAAAGAAAATTTGAAAAAATATAATACATTACTTTTAAAAGAATTATATTTAAAATTAGATACCTTAGAAGATATATACAAGCTGATTGAAGAATCTATTAAAGAAGATCCTTCAACCTCATTAAAAGAAGGTAATATAATAAAAGATGGTTATGATGAAAATATTGATAAACTGCGTAAAGCTTCAATAGAAGGTAAAGATTGGATTGCAAATCTTGAAGCAAGTGAAAGGGACAAAACAGGGATTAAAACATTAAAAGTCGGATACAACAAGGTATTTGGGTATTATATAGAAATAACTAAGTCAAACTTATCTATGGTTCCAGATACTTACATAAGAAAGCAGACTCTATCAAATGCAGAAAGATTTATTACTCCTGAATTAAAAGAAATAGAAGAAACAATTTTAACTGCAGAGGAAAAATTAATCAACATGGAATATGAAGTATTTAATAATATAAGAAGGAAACTTGAAATACAGATAAATAGAATCCAAAATGCCGCAAAAATTATTGCATTTTTGGATGTATTACTTTCACTTGCTGTTGTAGCAGAAACGAATTATTATGTTAAACCATTAGTAAACAATAACAATAAAATTTTTATAAAAGATGGAAGACATCCAGTTATAGAAACAATTTTGGAAGAAAATTTCGTTTCAAATGATATAGAGTTAAGCAGCCAAGATCCAATAATGATAATTACTGGACCTAATATGGCAGGTAAATCAACATATATGAGACAGATTGCACTAATTATTTTAATGGCACAGATAGGCTCCTTTGTACCTGCATCATATGCTGAAATAGGAATTGTTGATAGAATATTTACAAGAGTGGGAGCTTCTGATGATTTGTTTTCAGGTCAAAGCACATTTATGGTTGAAATGAGTGAAGTATCAAATATTTTAAAGTCTGCTACAGATAAAAGCCTGATAATACTTGATGAGGTTGGACGTGGGACCAGCACATATGATGGTATGAGCATTGCATGGTCAGTTCTTGAATATATACATGAAACAATAAAAGCTAAAACATTATTTGCTACACATTATCATGAACTGACAAATTTGGAAAAACAATTAAATGGAATAAAAAATTATAATATTTCTGTTGTAGAAAAAAACGATGATATAATATTTTTAAGAAAAATAATACCAGGTGCGGCTGATAAAAGTTATGGAATACAAGTATCAAAACTTGCTGGATTACCAGACTGTATTATAGAAAAAGCAAAAGAAATTTTAAATAATCTTGAAAATAATAAAAAAGAAATTATTACGGAAACTGCAGCAACGACTCAAATAGATATCTTTGGGATAGAAAAGGATAATTTCATAAAAGAAATATCTGAATGCGATATAGATAACATGACACCGCTTAATGCTTTAAATTATCTAAATGTCCTAAAGAAAAAAGCTTCTGTTTTAAGGTGTGATAATCATGAATAAAATTATGCTTCTTGAAGAATCTTTAATAAACAAAATTTCAGCAGGTGAAGTAGTAGAAAAACCTGCCTCAATTGTAAAAGAATTGGTTGAAAATTCTATAGATGCAGATAGCAAAAATATAACAATCGAAATAGAAGGCGGTGGCATACCCTATATAAAAATAACTGATGATGGTTGTGGTATGAATGAAATTGATGCCGTACTCGCCTTTGGCAGGCATGCTACTAGCAAAATAAAATCTATAAACGATTTATATAATATAAATACCCTTGGGTTTAGAGGTGAAGCTCTTGCAAGTATATCATCAATTTCAAAAGTAACACTACATACCCGTGAAGATAATGCATTATATGGGACAAAAATCGTAATAGAAGGTGGCAAAATAATCGAAAAAAATACCTGTGGATGTCAAAAAGGCAGTACTGTTGAAGTTAGAGATGTGTTTTTTAATACACCTGCCAGAAGAAAATTTCTAAAACGCCCTTCAACAGAAGCCATGTATATAACTAATATTATTACAAAAATCTGTCTTGCACATCCGGAAATATCATTTAAATATATTAAAGATAAAAAACTGGAATTTATAACTTCTGGAAATGAGGATGTATTAGATGTCATATTAAGATTATATGGAAAAGAAATATATACTTCATTAATAAAGACTGAATATAATAATGAATATTTAAAGATAAAAATGTATCTTAGTAAGCCTGAATTTACAAAATCAAATAGGGAAATGCAATTATTATTTGTGAATGGAAGATATGTGAAAAATAAAGTATTTAATGCAGCAATTGAAGAAGGATATAAAACCTTAATACCTGTTAATAGATACCCCGCAGTTATAACATATATTTATCTTGATTCCAGAGAAATTGATGTTAATGTGCATCCAACAAAATTAGAAATAAGGTTTTCAGATGAAAAAACTATTTTTAATTCAATATATAAAACTATAAAGGATTGCTTAGAAAAAACAAATATAATACCTGAAGCAAGGATCAATAATTATTTTAAGCTTGAAAGCCATAAAGAGTCCATTGATAAACAAAACAGCCTTTTTCTTGCCCATTCTTTACAGGATAATAAATCAGAACAAAATCAAAAAGAAGAGCAATGTGGTATTGATGATAATAATACTAAAACAATTTTTGAAAGTAAGGAATCTGAAAAAGTATTTGATAAAAATTTCAATGATAGTGAATCAATGTATCTATATAGCAAAAACTATAAATGTGACGCTATGTATGATAATTACGATTTTAAAATAATAGGTACTTTATTTTCAACATATATCATTATTGAAAAAAATAATGTGTGTTATTTAATTGATCAACATGCAGCACATGAGAGAATTTTATATGAAAAATTTATGTCCCAATATAACAAAATAGAAGGAAAACAAACAACAATACCCATAGTTGTTGATATGGCACCTGGCAATGAAGAAATTTTAAAGCAAAATATAAATATATTAAGAAGGTTAGGGTATAAATTTGAATGGTTTGGCAATAATTCTGTGATATTAAGGGAAGTTCCAATTATTTTAGGACAACCCGAAGCAAGACAATTATTCATAGATATTATTGATAAACTTAAAGAAAAAGATTCTATAAATAATATCAATTTAAAAGAAGAAGATATAATAATGATGGCCTGCAAAAAAGCGGTAAAATCAATGGATAAATTATCACATGAAGAGATTTATAAATTATTTAATGACTTAAAAATAACTGAAAATCCATATACATGCCCACATGGACGTCCAGTTATTGTATCTATAACAAAATATCAACTTGAAAAAATGTTTAAGCGTATTAAATAGAGGGTGATTAAGTGTGTCTATACCTTTGTTAATAATTGTAGGACCAACTGCTACAGGAAAAACAAAACTATCCATAGAACTGGCCAAATATTATGATGGAGAAATAATATCATCAGATTCAATGCAGATATATAAAAAAATGAATATTGGAACGGCTAAAATAAGCAATGAAGAAAAATTAGATATACCACATTATATGCTGGACATAGTAGAACCAAATGAAGAATTCAGTGTAGCAGAGTATGAAAAAATGGTAAAACCAATTATCAAAGACATAAACGAAAGGGGTAAATTGCCAATTATCGTTGGAGGAACAGGTTTATATATTAATTCAATAATATATACAATGAATTTTTCAGAATGTATCAATAATCCTGATTATAGAAACAAAATGAAAGAATTATCTAAAAAAAATGGTAATGAATTTTTACATGCCAAATTAAAAAAAATTGACCCTGAAACAGCAAAAAAATTACACCCTAATGATGTAAAAAGGATAATTAGAGCATTAGAAGTTTATGAATTTACAGGAAAACCAATTTCATATTATCAAAAAGAAAGCGGTAAAAAATTGAATAAAGACTATAATCCGTATATGATTGGT
This is a stretch of genomic DNA from Aceticella autotrophica. It encodes these proteins:
- the mutS gene encoding DNA mismatch repair protein MutS: MAFTPMMEQYLKIKNKYKDAILFFRLGDFYEMFFDDAIIAAKELEIALTGKDCGQSERAPMAGIPYHTADNYIDKLIKKGYKVAICEQLEDPSMSKGLVERDVVRIYTPGTIINLNSIEEKSNNYLVSVYKYKLNYGISIVDVTTGDLFVTEIINCNNINKIYDEIIRYEPSEIIANSDFFSNNKLIKAIKSKHCYLNKFTSENTYEEMVELIENQFNNSIDELNLGNKKYAIISLSLLLEYLNNLHKVPLKQINKINYYKDDSFMVLDSNTIKNLEIIESSKTNSKKGSLLGVLDKTVTPMGGRLLKKWLEEPLIKTDKIQVRLDAVEELLNDYKGRLELNEALNGIYDLERLSSKIVYQNINPKDFISIKISLEKLPQVKENLKKYNTLLLKELYLKLDTLEDIYKLIEESIKEDPSTSLKEGNIIKDGYDENIDKLRKASIEGKDWIANLEASERDKTGIKTLKVGYNKVFGYYIEITKSNLSMVPDTYIRKQTLSNAERFITPELKEIEETILTAEEKLINMEYEVFNNIRRKLEIQINRIQNAAKIIAFLDVLLSLAVVAETNYYVKPLVNNNNKIFIKDGRHPVIETILEENFVSNDIELSSQDPIMIITGPNMAGKSTYMRQIALIILMAQIGSFVPASYAEIGIVDRIFTRVGASDDLFSGQSTFMVEMSEVSNILKSATDKSLIILDEVGRGTSTYDGMSIAWSVLEYIHETIKAKTLFATHYHELTNLEKQLNGIKNYNISVVEKNDDIIFLRKIIPGAADKSYGIQVSKLAGLPDCIIEKAKEILNNLENNKKEIITETAATTQIDIFGIEKDNFIKEISECDIDNMTPLNALNYLNVLKKKASVLRCDNHE
- the mutL gene encoding DNA mismatch repair endonuclease MutL; translation: MNKIMLLEESLINKISAGEVVEKPASIVKELVENSIDADSKNITIEIEGGGIPYIKITDDGCGMNEIDAVLAFGRHATSKIKSINDLYNINTLGFRGEALASISSISKVTLHTREDNALYGTKIVIEGGKIIEKNTCGCQKGSTVEVRDVFFNTPARRKFLKRPSTEAMYITNIITKICLAHPEISFKYIKDKKLEFITSGNEDVLDVILRLYGKEIYTSLIKTEYNNEYLKIKMYLSKPEFTKSNREMQLLFVNGRYVKNKVFNAAIEEGYKTLIPVNRYPAVITYIYLDSREIDVNVHPTKLEIRFSDEKTIFNSIYKTIKDCLEKTNIIPEARINNYFKLESHKESIDKQNSLFLAHSLQDNKSEQNQKEEQCGIDDNNTKTIFESKESEKVFDKNFNDSESMYLYSKNYKCDAMYDNYDFKIIGTLFSTYIIIEKNNVCYLIDQHAAHERILYEKFMSQYNKIEGKQTTIPIVVDMAPGNEEILKQNINILRRLGYKFEWFGNNSVILREVPIILGQPEARQLFIDIIDKLKEKDSINNINLKEEDIIMMACKKAVKSMDKLSHEEIYKLFNDLKITENPYTCPHGRPVIVSITKYQLEKMFKRIK
- the miaA gene encoding tRNA (adenosine(37)-N6)-dimethylallyltransferase MiaA is translated as MSIPLLIIVGPTATGKTKLSIELAKYYDGEIISSDSMQIYKKMNIGTAKISNEEKLDIPHYMLDIVEPNEEFSVAEYEKMVKPIIKDINERGKLPIIVGGTGLYINSIIYTMNFSECINNPDYRNKMKELSKKNGNEFLHAKLKKIDPETAKKLHPNDVKRIIRALEVYEFTGKPISYYQKESGKKLNKDYNPYMIGLNYRDRNILYEKINKRIDQMIENNLIEEVVNLLKIGYNKYDTAMQALGYKEIVEYLEGKTTLEEAIEKLKKGTRRYAKRQITWFKSYDFIKWFYVDDFHDFKELKKKIIEYLAGKLRF